One genomic region from Candidatus Methylomirabilota bacterium encodes:
- a CDS encoding MFS transporter, whose translation MTSGAWTILALILAAQTVTSIGPLGIPAIASLIRDDLGLSLAQAGSFLSAYYLGPVVMSLPAGTMADQWGIGRTLILGQFVIAGGLLAVSAAGTYPALILMLMAAGVGYGMLNPTSTKAVLAWFPPAQRATVVGVKQVGLPFGGALGAALMPALALAMGWRPAVAASAGLVALTALVSLFVYRDPPHLPPPAPFSAGALRAVLVRTDLWLVAIATLVFAGMQTVWMAFLVLYLKDVVGLSLLAASRYLALAQITGMLGRIVFGLLSDRAFGGRRRAPLVLAGFGSTACSLAIAFAGPGTSPVLLTPLALVFGFAGIGWNGVHHTLMAELAGSRGAGTAIGLSLAVSSIGVTVAPPLFGWCVERAGGYTGPWIGLALTMVGAVGLLGLVRERPRLS comes from the coding sequence GTGACCTCCGGCGCCTGGACCATCCTGGCCCTGATCCTGGCCGCCCAGACCGTCACCAGCATCGGCCCGCTCGGCATTCCCGCCATCGCCTCGCTGATCCGCGACGATCTGGGGCTCAGCCTGGCCCAGGCGGGGTCGTTCCTGTCCGCCTACTACCTGGGCCCGGTGGTGATGTCGCTGCCCGCGGGAACGATGGCCGATCAGTGGGGGATCGGCCGGACGCTCATCCTCGGCCAGTTCGTCATCGCGGGCGGGCTGCTCGCGGTCAGCGCGGCCGGCACCTACCCGGCGCTCATTCTGATGTTGATGGCCGCCGGCGTCGGGTACGGCATGCTGAACCCGACGTCCACGAAGGCCGTGCTGGCCTGGTTCCCGCCGGCACAGCGGGCGACGGTGGTCGGGGTCAAGCAGGTCGGCTTGCCGTTCGGCGGCGCCCTCGGCGCCGCCCTGATGCCGGCGCTCGCGCTCGCGATGGGCTGGCGGCCGGCGGTGGCGGCCTCCGCCGGGCTGGTGGCGCTGACGGCCCTCGTCTCGCTGTTCGTCTATCGTGATCCCCCGCACCTGCCCCCGCCGGCGCCCTTCTCCGCCGGCGCCCTGCGCGCCGTCCTCGTCCGAACCGATCTCTGGCTCGTGGCGATCGCCACGCTGGTCTTCGCCGGCATGCAGACGGTGTGGATGGCGTTCCTCGTCCTCTATCTCAAGGACGTGGTCGGGCTCTCGCTGCTCGCGGCCAGCCGCTACCTGGCGCTGGCCCAGATCACGGGCATGCTCGGGCGCATCGTGTTCGGTCTGCTCTCCGACCGCGCCTTCGGGGGGCGTCGGCGCGCGCCGCTCGTGCTGGCCGGGTTCGGCTCGACGGCGTGCTCGCTGGCCATCGCCTTCGCCGGTCCCGGGACCTCGCCGGTGCTGCTGACCCCTCTGGCGCTGGTCTTCGGGTTCGCGGGGATCGGCTGGAACGGCGTGCACCACACGCTCATGGCCGAGCTGGCGGGCTCGCGCGGGGCCGGTACCGCGATCGGCCTGAGCCTGGCCGTCTCGTCGATCGGGGTGACGGTCGCCCCGCCGCTGTTCGGCTGGTGCGTGGAGCGCGCCGGCGGCTATACCGGCCCCTGGATCGGGCTAGCCCTGACGATGGTCGGCGCGGTCGGACTGCTGGGCCTCGTTCGGGAGCGTCCCCGCCTCTCGTAG
- a CDS encoding mechanosensitive ion channel family protein, with product MTSMWRLFWPSVAFIVATLAGLAARGTLLALARRWARPNGAVAAVADAVRVPSLVWCVVLGLWVAIEVTSQLEQLSRRLGEQLALILEISVVISLTITVAGIVGTLVGRAGEGKALGVAATGLARTAARATVFAIGALILLGELGIEITPILAALGVGGLAVALALQDTLSNLFAGMHLLADRPIRVGDYVKIADVEGYVVDVGWRSTRVRMLPNNIVVVPNKRVAESVITNYDLPEPRMSLLIQVGVSYRSDPDRVERLLVEETIRAAGEVPGLLAEPPPFVRFIPGFGESALEFTLICQVQTFVDQYLAQHELRKRILRRFRAEGIEIPFPIRTVELREAGTLPNEAQQSDRADHRQG from the coding sequence ATGACCAGCATGTGGCGCCTGTTCTGGCCGAGCGTCGCCTTCATCGTCGCTACGCTGGCCGGGCTCGCTGCGCGCGGGACGCTGCTGGCGCTGGCCCGGCGCTGGGCGCGGCCGAACGGCGCGGTGGCCGCCGTCGCCGACGCCGTCCGCGTTCCCTCCCTGGTGTGGTGCGTGGTCCTCGGCCTCTGGGTCGCCATCGAGGTGACCAGCCAGCTCGAGCAGCTGTCGCGCCGGCTCGGCGAGCAGCTCGCCCTGATCCTCGAAATCAGCGTCGTCATCTCCCTGACGATCACCGTCGCCGGCATCGTGGGGACGCTGGTCGGGCGGGCCGGCGAGGGCAAGGCGCTAGGCGTCGCCGCAACCGGCCTCGCCCGGACAGCTGCTCGCGCCACTGTGTTCGCCATCGGCGCGCTCATCCTCCTGGGCGAGCTCGGCATCGAGATCACCCCCATTCTGGCGGCGCTCGGGGTGGGCGGCCTGGCCGTGGCCCTGGCGCTGCAGGACACGCTGTCGAACCTCTTCGCCGGCATGCACCTGCTGGCCGACCGGCCGATCCGCGTCGGCGACTACGTCAAGATCGCCGACGTCGAGGGCTACGTTGTCGACGTGGGGTGGCGCTCGACCCGGGTTCGGATGCTGCCCAACAACATCGTGGTCGTGCCGAACAAGCGGGTGGCGGAATCGGTCATCACCAACTACGACCTGCCCGAGCCCCGCATGTCGCTCCTGATCCAGGTGGGGGTGAGCTACCGTAGCGATCCCGATCGGGTCGAACGCCTTTTGGTGGAGGAAACGATCCGGGCGGCGGGGGAGGTGCCCGGGCTTCTCGCCGAGCCGCCGCCCTTCGTCAGGTTCATCCCCGGCTTCGGCGAGTCCGCCCTGGAGTTCACGTTGATCTGCCAGGTGCAGACGTTCGTGGACCAGTATCTGGCTCAGCACGAGCTGCGCAAGCGCATCCTGCGCCGCTTCCGGGCGGAAGGGATCGAGATCCCGTTCCCCATCCGCACGGTCGAGCTACGAGAGGCGGGGACGCTCCCGAACGAGGCCCAGCAGTCCGACCGCGCCGACCATCGTCAGGGCTAG
- a CDS encoding MFS transporter, with the protein MGPRGSSYGWVVVGAASLITCVGMGALFSLGIFLKPIEETMGWSRTGISVIALLNWIFMGVGSFLWGTLSDRYGGRIVAFAGGGLLGLGLVLSSEVTALWQLQVTFGVMVGLAVGAFYAPLTATATRWFTANRGLAVALVSAGIGLGVLIISPLARWITSIADWRIAMLVLGDLAWLTIIPASLLIRDAPAAWRRGAPDGARTPAERQFSPSEVVRAPQFWVIALTHFACCAAHSGPIFHMVTHAIDQGVTAMTAATVLSASGLASVAGRIGTGMLADRFGAKRTLVAGLSLQAVIVYFYLFARDVGTFYGLALVFGVAYGGVMPLYALLTREYFGEKVMGMAYGGVFLISTLGMGLGSFAGGWVFDLFGSYAWLFISSTVIGAAAGLLALTFRPPRPVPAFAPAG; encoded by the coding sequence ATGGGACCGCGAGGTTCGTCGTACGGCTGGGTCGTGGTCGGCGCCGCATCCCTGATCACGTGTGTCGGGATGGGCGCGCTGTTCTCACTCGGCATCTTCCTCAAGCCGATCGAAGAAACCATGGGCTGGAGCCGCACGGGCATCTCGGTGATCGCCCTCCTCAATTGGATCTTCATGGGGGTCGGATCCTTCCTGTGGGGCACCCTCTCCGACCGCTACGGCGGTCGAATCGTCGCGTTCGCCGGCGGCGGCCTGCTGGGGCTCGGGCTCGTGCTGTCGAGCGAGGTGACCGCGCTGTGGCAGCTGCAGGTGACGTTCGGGGTGATGGTCGGCCTCGCCGTGGGCGCATTCTACGCGCCGCTCACCGCCACGGCGACCCGCTGGTTCACGGCGAACCGCGGCCTGGCGGTGGCCCTCGTCTCGGCGGGGATCGGCCTGGGGGTACTGATCATCTCCCCGCTCGCTCGCTGGATCACCAGCATCGCCGACTGGCGCATCGCCATGCTCGTGCTCGGCGATCTGGCCTGGCTGACCATCATCCCGGCCTCCCTGCTCATCCGCGATGCTCCCGCGGCCTGGCGCCGGGGGGCCCCGGACGGAGCGCGGACCCCGGCGGAGCGTCAGTTCTCCCCGTCCGAGGTCGTGCGGGCGCCGCAGTTCTGGGTCATCGCTCTCACGCACTTCGCCTGCTGCGCCGCGCACTCCGGGCCCATCTTCCACATGGTCACGCACGCCATCGATCAGGGCGTGACGGCCATGACCGCGGCGACGGTGCTCAGCGCGTCGGGCCTGGCCTCGGTCGCGGGCCGCATAGGCACGGGAATGCTGGCCGACCGCTTCGGCGCCAAGCGCACGCTGGTGGCCGGTCTCAGCCTGCAAGCCGTGATCGTCTACTTCTACCTCTTCGCCCGCGACGTCGGCACGTTCTACGGCCTGGCCCTCGTCTTCGGGGTGGCCTACGGCGGCGTCATGCCGCTGTACGCGCTGCTCACGCGCGAGTACTTCGGCGAGAAGGTGATGGGTATGGCGTACGGCGGCGTGTTCCTCATCTCCACGCTGGGCATGGGGCTCGGGTCCTTCGCCGGTGGCTGGGTCTTCGACCTGTTCGGCAGCTACGCCTGGCTGTTCATCAGCTCGACCGTGATAGGCGCCGCGGCGGGGCTCCTGGCCCTGACGTTCCGGCCGCCCCGGCCGGTCCCGGCGTTCGCTCCGGCTGGTTGA